Part of the Sander lucioperca isolate FBNREF2018 chromosome 1, SLUC_FBN_1.2, whole genome shotgun sequence genome is shown below.
TATCAGAATTGTAACATTCTAACCTCTAGAGGAGAGTCTGGTTCATCCAGGATGTTCTTTTCACTCTGTATCCGCTGCATCGTCCCTGTAGAACTGGGGTCCATTATCAGCACGTTCTGACTACCAGCTCTGCCGAACTTACAGTCACTCTTTCTGGAGTCAGTCGTCCTGCACACCTCGTAATTGTACACGTGTTGGAGAGTCCCTGTCCCCAAAGTGTCTGAGTAACGTGGTGGATAATATGGAATCACAGGGAGATTGGAGTGATACAGGATGCGAGACTGTCTCCATCTGTAGATTTTCACTGATATAATAACCACTAAACacgtgatgaagaggaaggaaactaCAGCCAAAGCCAACACTAAGTAAAAAGTCAGGTTGTCATTGTACTCCTTGTCGTGTGTAAAGTCAGTGAACTCAGACAGCACTTCCGGGAAGCTGTCCGCCACCGCCACGTTAACAATGACTGTAGCTGAACGAGAGGGCTGCCCGTTGTCCTCCACTATAACAGTCAgtctttgtttcacagcatcTTTATCAGTGACTTGGCGGATAGTTCTTATTTCTCCATTCTGTAAGCCCACTTCAAACAGCGCCCTGTCTGTGGCTTTCTGCAGTTTATAGGAGAGCCAGGCATTCTGTCCAGAGTCCACATCAACAGCCACCACTTTAGTGACCAGATAGCCCACATCTGCTGAACGAGGCACCATTTCAGCCACCAGAGAGCCACCAGTCTGGACTGGGTACAGAACCTGGGGAGGGTTGTCGTTCTGGTCCTGGatcagtattttcacagtcacaTTGCTACTGAGTGGAGGAGAACCTCCATCCTGCGCTTTGACGCGGAAGTGGAAGTCTTTGATCTGCTCGTAGTCAAAAGAGCGCACTGCATGGATGACTCCACTATCAGCACTAACGGACACATATGAGGAGACTGGCACTCCGTTAACAGAGGAGTCCTCCAGTATGTAAGAAACACGGGCATTCTGGTTCCAGTCAGCGTCTCTGGCTTTCACTGTGAATATAGAGAGACCTGGTGTGTTGTTTTCTACAATGTAGGCCTCATATGAGCTCCTCTCAAAGACAGGCGCGTTATCATTCACATCAGAGATCTGTAAGGTGAGAGTGACGCTGCTGGAGAGGGAGGGAACTCCCTCATCAGAGCAGCTCACAGTTATATTATACTCCGAGGCTCTCTCTCGGTCTAATTCACCGTCTGTCACTAAACTATAGAAATTATTTGATGTCGATTTCAAAACGAAAGGAATATTGTCATTTATAAAACACTGAACTTTACCATTTTCACCTGAGTCTGGGTCTTGGATGTTAATCATTGTAACGACTGTGTTAGGATTTGCACTCTCTGATATGATAGCTGATTTAGACATTATTTTAATCGTTGGTTCATTGTCATTTATATCAACGACATCGACAATCACTTTACAAGAATCCGTTAGCCCCCCGTTATCTCTTGCGCGTACATTTATCTGAAAAGTTCGTTTCTTTTCATAATCCAAATGTCCAGTTAACCTAACCTCACCACTGTCCTCATTTACATCAAACATATGTCTGACGTCATCTAAAGTGTTTGTGATTGAATATGTTATTTTACCATTTAATCCGTGATCAGCATCTGACGCAGTGACAGTGGTCACGATCGTGCCTTTTGCAGCATTTTCAGCTACAGTGCCTTTGTATATCGGTTGTGTAAAAACAGGTGCATTGTCATTGGCATCTAACACTGTGATGAGAATCTGCATTGTTCCTGACATCTGTGGCTCTCCTCCATCTAAAGCCGTCAACGCTAAAGAAATGAActcatttttctctctgtccaGAGGTTTTTGTAAGACCATCTCAACATTTTTTGTTCCATCGGCTTGGTTGTGCAGTTTAAGTAAAAAATTATCACTTGGCTTAAGTACGTAACTTTGGAGACTGTTTATACCTACATCCAAATCAACTGCTCTTTCTAAATCAAATTTGGCCCCAACAACTGCAGACTCGCTAATTATGAATTTAATTTCGCTTTTTTCAAAGGTTGGTGCATTGTCGTTAATATCTGTAATTTCAACCGTTACGCTGTAAAATTCCATAGGATTCTCTAACACAATCTGAAAATGCACAGCACACGGAGTCGTATCACCGCACAACGCCTCTCTGTCTATTCTCTCTTTAATAAGGAGGACTCCTCTTTCGCTGTTCAGCTCGATGTATTCTCTGCTATCACCAGAATAAACACGAGCGTTACCCAACCTCAGCCGTTTAACGTCTAAACCTAAATCCTGAGCTATATTACCAACCAAAGAGCCTTGCGCCATTTCCTCTGAAATAGAGTAACTGACTTGGCCGAAGACTGAACTAAAAGAGAGGATCGAAATGAACACCAGTACTTGCCGTTTCATTGTTTGAAATTATCTCGGCAAACAGAAACAGCAGTCTTGTAAAATCCGTCAGAAAGATGGACAAGCATTCAAGTAAAATATGAATCAAAACAATCCTCAAATTCCAAGCGAATGAATGATAGTTGTGCCTCGTTGTGTACATCGGCTCCTCTACCGAAGACAATGCGATCTGCGAGTGCTCGTTCTCTCTAATACATCGAAATGAAGAGGCGGTACTGCTGTAAATATACTACGACTGCAACAGACTAGGCAACAGCGGCCCATTCAGTTCAGAAAGCAAAACTGCAGAACATGTGTTGTGACAGGGGAGAGCTAGAAAAGCTGAGAGAATAACGTACACAAGTTGGAATTAAATTGTAATAGTATATATATTCCTAGttaataaaatgtcttcattataatacaatttaaatgtttagaaAACATGCAAAATATGGGGGAGAACATAGACCATTTCTGTCCTACTCAATAACACAAGTATAAACGCTCCATGTTGctctccatggtgctgaaaaagaaaagacCAAACGAATTCACCAAAATGCTGTTGCATTTTAATAAAGTGTTTGGTAATAACAATGATAAGGAGGGCGTGTGATGTAACACCTTTCTAACCTCTAGAGGAGAGTCTGGTTCATCCAGGATGTTCTTTTCACTCTGTATCCGCTGCATCGTCCCTGTAGAACTGGGGTCCATTATCAGCACGTTCTGACTACCAGCTCTGCCGAACTTATGGTCACTCTTTCTGGAGTCAGTCGTCCTGCACACCTCGTAATTGTACACGTGTTGGAGAGTCCCTGTCCCCAAAGTGTCTGAGTAACGTGGTGGATAATATGGAATCACAGGGAGATTGGAGTGATACAGGATGCGAGACTGTCTCCATCTGTAGATTTTCACTGATATAATAACCACTAAACacgtgatgaagaggaaggaaactaCAGCCAAAGCCAACACTAAGTAAAAAGTCAGGTTGTCATTGTACTCCTTGTCGTGTGTAAAGTCAGTGAACTCAGACAGCACTTCAGGGAAGCTGTCCGCCACCGCCACGTTAACAATGACTGTAGCTGAACGAGAGGGCTGCCCGTTGTCCTCCACTATAACAGTCAgtctttgtttcacagcatcTTTATCAGTGACTTGGCGGATAGTTCTTATTTCTCCATTCTGTAAGCCCACTTCAAACAGCGCCCTGTCTGTGGCTTTCTGCAGTTTATAGGAGAGCCAGGCATTCTGTCCAGAGTCCACATCAACAGCCACCACTTTAGTGACCAGATAGCCCACATCTGCTGAACGAGGCACCATTTCAGCCACCAGAGAGCCTCCAGTCTGGACTGGGTACAGAACCTGAGGAGGGTTGTCGTTCTGGTCCTGGatcagtattttcacagtcacaTTGCTACTGAGTGGAGGAGAACCTCCATCCTGCGCTTTGACGCGGAAGTGGAAGTCTTTGATCTGCTCGTAGTCAAAAGAGCGCACTGCATGGATGACTCCACTATCAGCACTAACGGACACATATGAGGAGACTGGCACTCCGTTAACAGAGGAGTCCTCCAGTATGTAAGAAACACGGGCATTCTGGTTCCAGTCAGCGTCTCTGGCTTTCACTGTGAATATAGAGAGGCCTGGTGTGTTGTTTTCTACAATGTAGGCCTCATATGAGCTCCTCTCAAAGACAGGCGCGTTATCATTCACATCAGAGATCTGTAAGGTGAGAGTGACGCTGCTGGAGAGGGAGGGCACTCCCTCATCAGAGCAGGTCACAGTTATGTTGTATTGGGAGGCGAACTCTCTATCCAAAGCTACCTCCGTAAGTAAACTATAAAATCCATtcattgtgttttgtattttaaatggaaTGCCATCATTAATATTACACTTCACCTCTCCATTCCTCTCAAAGTCAGGGTCATTTACTCTTAGCATAGCAATTACAGTATTCTCAGGAGAGTCTTCTGAAATGGTGTCTGATTTAGAGAGTATTTTCAACTGAGGACAGTTGTCATTGACATCAGTGATATCAATTAGTATCTTACTGGAATCAGAGAGTCCTCCGTTGTCTATAGCCTCGATATCAATTTGGAAAAGCTTCGTTTTTTCATAATCTATTTCACCAATCAAGATAACCTCTCCTTTTTTTCTATCGATCTGAAATTGCTCGGATAATCGACGCTTGCTATTTGAAATAGCGTAGGTTATTTCTCCATTAGAGCCTCCATCTTTGTCAGATGCACTGACAGTTATAACATTGGTTCCCCTCGGGGAATTCTCGATTAATGTTGACTTGTATACTGACTTAGTGAAAACCGGTGCATTGTCATTTGCATCCAACACGTTCACAGTTATCTGCATTGTACCTGACATACGCGGCTGTCCGCCATCTAGAGCAGTTAATAATAATGATATCTGATCCTGGTATTCTCGATCTAGAGGCTTCTGTAGAACCATTTCTACCTTTTTGCTCCCATCCGCTTGATTTTCTAATTTCAATTCAAAGTTGTTTGTTGGATTAAGCGAATAGCCTTGGAGATCATTAACACCAATGTCAGCATCGATGGCTCTCTCCAGCACAAATTTAGACCCAATAACGGCAGACTCGCTGATTTCAAAACGTTTTTCGCTCGATGCAAAACTAGGGGGATTATCGTTTAGGTCTGTGATTTCTATTGTTATGCGAAACAATTCCATCGGATTTTCCAAAATCATCTGTAAATGTAAAGCACAGGGCGTCGTTTCTCCACACAGCGTTTCTCTGTCTATTCTCTCTTTGATAAGGAGGACACCGCTGTCTCTGTTAAGATCGATATATTCCGCACTGTCTCCTGAATGAATACGAGCTTTACCCGATTTGAGCCTTTTCAAATCCAAACCTAAATCCTGAGCTACATTACAGACTAATGACCCTTTCTCCATTTCCTCGGGAATGGAGTAGCTGACTTGCCCGAAGACcgaggtgagagagagaaccACGATTAACAACAGTACTTGCCGTCTCATTGTTTTATCGTTGTATTCCAGTGTCGTTTTTAAAAAACTGTAATCCATAAAAATACTGTTCAAATTTCCGATCGTATCTCAAGAAATTGAGCTACTAAAACTAACAGCTTTCCGTGTGCGTGAGCAGTTTTCCATTTAAACGAGGACAGGCGGGTAGAGCATGTTTTATTGTCTACAATGTCACAGTCTAAGGGGGAGGTTAGACTTGCCAGCCCTATCGAAGACTGCCACACTCTGGCCAATAGCGGCCCTATCTGTTCAATATACCAAACAGCAAGAGTTGGTAAGGGTGATGAGAGATGCGTTTTAGTAtggaaaaacaaaccaaaacgtCATGATTATGATTAATAAAATGATAAGCAGTAGTAGTAAAAAGTATTTGGCTAGTCTCAGTAAGATGTTGGTTTAGGTCTAGGAAATGAGTGTTTAAATACAGATTTACCCAAATATATGTCGAAAGTAAAACAATTAGTAATCGTATCATCTAATAGTTTATGTAATAGATGAAAATGTCCTTATTGGTTGAAagtccaaaaaaagaaaacatcaaacTACGAAAAGCAAAAACAACTTTTACCGCCTGCTCTGTGCCACATAACAAGTAAAACAGGTTATATATGAGGGAACAGCAAAAGGTAAAAGGCACGTAATAGATAGACAATGATGTCATCATTTCAAACGTTTAAGTGTTTAATGTAAGCATGGCAGTCTAACCTCTAGAGGAGAGTCTGGTTCATCCAGGATGTTCTTTTCACTCTGTATCCGCTGCATCGTCCCTGTAGAACTGGGGTCCATTATCAGCACGTTCTGACTACCAGCTCTGCCGAACTTACAGTCACTCTTTCTGGAGTCAGTCGTCCTGCACACCTCGTAATTGTACACGTGTTGGAGAGTCCCTGTCCCCAAAGTGTCTGAGTAACGTGGTGGATAATATGGAATCACAGGGAGATTGGAGTGATACAGGATGCGAGACTGTCTCCACCTGTAGATTTTCACTGATATAATAACCACTAAACacgtgatgaagaggaaggaaactaCAGCCAAAGCCAACACTAAGTAAAAAGTCAGGTTGTCATTGTACTCCTTGTCGTGTGTAAAGTCAGTGAACTCAGACAGCACTTCAGGGAAGCTGTCCGCCACCGCCACGTTAACAATGACTGTAGCTGAACGAGAGGGCTGCCCGTTGTCCTCCACTATAACAGTCAgtctttgtttcacagcatcTTTATCAGTGACTTGGCGTATAGTTCTTATTTCTCCATTCTGTAAGCCCACTTCAAACAGCGCCCTGTCTGTGGCTTTCTGTAGTTTATAGGAGAGCCAGGCATTCTGTCCAGAGTCCACATCAACAGCCACCACTTTAGTGACCAGATAGCCCACATCTGCTGAACGAGGCACCATTTCAGCCACCAGAGAGCCTCCAGTCTGGACTGGGTACAGAACCTGAGGAGGGTTGTCGTTCTGGTCCTGGatcagtattttcacagtcacaTTGCTACTGAGTGGAGGAGAACCTCCATCCTGCGCTTTGACGCGGAAGTGGAAGTCTTTGATCTGCTCGTAGTCAAAAGAGCGCACTGCATGGATGACTCCACTATCAGCACTAACGGACACATATGAGGAGACTGGCACTCCGTTAACAGAGGAGTCCTCCAGTATGTAAGAAACACGGGCATTCTGGTTCCAGTCAGCGTCTCTGGCTTTCACTGTGAATATAGAGAGACCTGGTGTGTTGTTTTCTACAATGTAGGCCTCATATGAGCTCCTCTCAAAGACAGGCGCGTTATCATTCACATCAGAGATCTGTAAGGTGAGAGTGACGCTGCTGGAGAGGGAGGGCACTCCCTCATCAGAGCAGGTCACAGTTATATTATATTCAGaggctgtctctctgtctaaatCACTGTCTGTCACTAAACTATAGAAATTATTTGATGTACATTTAATTTCAAATGGGATATTTTCATTTATCATACAGTTGACTTTCCCATTGGTTTCGGAATCAGGGTCATTTACACTCATTAAAGCTATTACTGTTTTGTGTGCTGAATCCTCTGGTACTGAGCCTGACGCTGATATCATATTTACAATAGGGCTATTATCATTCACGTCAATTACATCAATTATTATCTTACTTGAATCCGAGAGTCCGCCTTGATCAATTGCCTCTATATCGATGtgatacattttttctttttcatagtCTACTGGGCCATCTAGTATCACATCTCCCTCACCATTAATGTGAAATAACTTCGAAACAGTATCAATGCTATTCCCGATGACGTAGATCACCTCTCCATTTGAGCCTTTGTCTGCATCGGAAGCACTGACTTTAGTTACAAGGGTCCCTATTACGGAGTTTTCTGTAATGCTTGCTTTGTAAACTGGTTTACTAAAAACAGGGGCATTGTCGTTTGCATCCAGTACGGTAACATGAATTTCCATTGTTCCAGTCATCTGTGGTTCTCCTCCGTCCTCCGCTGTCAAGACTAAAGAAATGTGTTCTTGTTTCTCTCGGTCCAGCGGCTTTTGTAAAATCATTTCTACTTTTTTGCTCCCATCAGATTGAGTATGGAGTTTAAGCACAAAATTGTCACTCGGCTTGAGAGTGTATCTCTGAAGACCATTTAGTCCGATATCATGGTCAATCGCTTTCTCTAGCATGAATTTAGAGCCGATGACCGCTGACTCGCTTATTTCAAACCTTCTCTCCTCCTTTTGGAATACCGGGGAATTGTCATTTATATCGGTAATTTCTACAGTAACTGGAAATAATTCCAGTGGGTTCTCTAAGGTAATTTGAAAATGCAAAGCGCAAGGCGTTGTCTGTCTGCAGAGTGCTTCGCGGTCTATTTTCTCTTTAATAAGGAATGATCCCCTTTCTCTGTTCAGCTCGATATACTGAACACTGTCTCCTGTATAAATACGAGCGTTGCCTGATTTAAGACGTTTGATATCTAAACCTAAATCTTGTGCTATGTTACCGACCAAAGAGCCTTTTGCCATTTCCTCCGGAATTGAGTAGCTGACGTGCCCGAATACAGAGCTGAGACAGAAGATGAAGATTAACAACAGTACTTGCCGTTTCATTGTTCTGTCCGAGATACGTCGCACCACTGCTCACTGCTACCGTGTTTAATTCCGTTTTAAGAGTGAGATTCCGTTATGTAAATAACGAATtgaagagaaaatgtttttattcccAAGATTCCAAAAATAAAATTCCAGTTTAAGATTTCCGTGGATAGGGTCTGATCTCCGAAGTGTGCTTTCCACGTTTGTGACTGTGCCTCAGTTATATGCCAGGACGATGACTAGGAGAATATGTTACAAAGCAATTCACAACTGCAACATATTGGGCAACAGCGGCCCGATGAGTTAACATTGTGCAAGTACATAAGAAAAACGGCAAGAATGCCATGCAAATACAAAATACTATATAAAATACACATAGCCTGCCCAACTTGccagaataaaaaatttaaaatgtaattaaattaaatttaatcaAATGAAATAAGAAGTAGAATACTGGAAAGACGAGTCTACTACAGACAGGGAGGAAACATGTAGATAGAGGGAGAATACAACGGGAAACAATGTGAAATGTGTGTCATTGTCGCTTTCCAAGGTGCTGAAATTTTGCCTAACTGACGCATTCTAAGAAACTCATCAGTCTCATGTTGTGTAACAACACTTGACATAGAAATTAGCCCAATGTGACTAACCTCTAGAGGAGAGTCTGGTTCATCCAGGATGTTCTTTTCACTCTGTATCCGCTGCATCGTCCCTGTAGAACTGGGGTCCATTATCAGCACGTTCTGACTACCAGCTCTGCCGAACTTACAGTCACTCTTTCTGGAGTCAGTCGTCCTGCACACCTCGTAATTGTACACGTGTTGGAGAGTCCCTGTCCCCAAAGTGTCTGAGTAACGTGGTGGATAATATGGAATCACAGGGAGATTGGAGTGATACAGGATGCGAGACTGTCTCCATCTGTAGATTTTCACTGATATAATAACCACTAAACacgtgatgaagaggaaggaaactaCAGCCAAAGCCAACACTAAGTAAAAAGTCAGGTTGTCATTGTACTCCTTGTCGTGTGTAAAGTCAGTGAACTCAGACAGCACTTCAGGGAAGCTGTCCGCCACCGCCACGTTAACAATGACTGTAGCTGAACGAGAGGGCTGCCCGTTGTCCTCCACTATAACAGTCAgtctttgtttcacagcatcTTTATCAGTGACTTGGCGGATAGTTCTTATTTCTCCATTCTGTAAGCCCACTTCAAACAGCGCCCTGTCTGTGGCTTTCTGCAGTTTATAGGAGAGCCAGGCATTCTGTCCGGAGTCCACATCAACAGCCACCACTTTAGTGACCAGATAGCCCACATCTGCTGAACGAGGCACCATTTCAGCCACCAGAGAGCCACCAGTCTGGACTGGGTACAGAACCTGAGGAGGGTTGTCGTTCTGGTCCTGGatcagtattttcacagtcacaTTGCTACTGAGTGGAGGAGAGCCTCCATCCTGCGCTTTGACGCGGAAGTGGAAGTCTTTGATCTGCTCGTAGTCAAAAGAGCGCACTGCATGGATGACTCCACTATCAGCACTAACGGACACATATGAGGAGACTGGCACTCCGTTAACAGAGGAGTCCTCCAGTATGTAAGAAACACGGGCATTCTGGTTCCAGTCAGCGTCTCTGGCTTTCACTGTGAATATAGAGAGACCTGGTGTGTTGTTTTCTACAATGTAGGCCTCATATGAGCTCCTCTCAAAGACAGGCGCGTTATCATTCACATCAGAGATCTGTAAGGTGAGAGTGACGCTGCTGGAGAGGGAGGGCACTCCCTCATCAGAGCAGGTCACAGTTATATTATATTCAGaggctgtctctctgtctaaatCACTGTCTGTCACTAAACTATAGAAATTATTTGATGTACATTTAATTTCAAATGGGATATTTTCATTTATCATACAGTTGACTTTCCCATTGGTTTCGGAATCAGGGTCATTTACACTCATTAAAGCTATTACTGTTTTGTGTGCTGAATCCTCTGGTACTGAGCCTGACGCTGATATCATATTTACAATAGGGCTATTATCATTCACGTCAATTACATCAATTATTATCTTACTTGAATCCGAGAGTCCGCCTTGATCAATTGCCTCTATATCGATGtgatacattttttctttttcatagtCTACTGGGCCATCTAGTATCACATCTCCCTCACCATTAATGTGAAATAACTTCGAAACAGTATCAATGCTATTCCCGATGACGTAGATCACCTCTCCATTTGAGCCTTTGTCTGCATCGGAAGCACTGACTTTAGTTACAAGGGTCCCTATTACGGAGTTTTCTGTAATGCTTGCTTTGTAAACTGGTTTACTAAAAACAGGGGCATTGTCGTTTGCATCCAGTACGGTAACATGAATTTCCATTGTTCCAGTCATCTGTGGTTCTCCTCCGTCCTCCGCTGTCAAGACTAAAGAAATGTGTTCTTGTTTCTCTCGGTCCAGCGGCTTTTGTAAAATCATTTCTACTTTTTTGCTCCCATCAGATTGAGTATGGAGTTTAAGCACAAAATTGTCACTCGGCTTGAGAGTGTATCTCTGAAGACCATTTAGTCCGATATCATGGTCAATCGCTTTCTCTAGCATGAATTTAGAGCCGATGACCGCTGACTCGCTTATTTCAAACCTTCTCTCCTCCTTTTGGAATACCGGGGAATTGTCATTTATATCGGTAATTTCTACAGTAACTGGAAATAATTCCAGTGGGTTCTCTAAGGTAATTTGAAAATGCAAAGCGCAAGGCGTTGTCTGTCTGCAGAGTGCTTCGCGGTCTATTTTCTCTTTAATAAGGAATGATCCCCTTTCTCTGTTCAGCTCGATATACTGAACACTGTCTCCTGTATAAATACGAGCGTTGCCTGATTTAAGACGTTTGATATCTAAACCTAAATCTTGTGCTATGTTACCGACCAAAGAGCCTTTTGCCATTTCCTCCGGAATTGAGTAGCTGACGTGCCCGAATACAGAGCTGAGACAGAAGATGAAGATTAACAACAGTACTTGCCGTTTCATTGTTCTGTCCGAGATACGTCGCACCACTGCTCACTGCTACCGTGTTTAATTCCGTTTTAAGAGTGAGATTCCGTTATGTAAATAACGAATtgaagagaaaatgtttttattcccAAGATTCCAAAAATAAAATTCCAGTTTAAGATTTCCGTGGATAGGGTCTGATCTCCGAAGTGTGCTTTCCACGTTTGTGACTGTGCCTCAGTTATATGCCAGGACGATGACTAGGAGAATATGTTACAAAGCAATTCACAACTGCAACATATTGGGCAACAGCGGCCCGATGAGTTAACATTGTGCAAGTACATAAGAAAAACGGCAAGAATGCCATGCAAATACAAAATACTATATAAAATACACATAGCCTGCCCAACTTGccagaataaaaaatttaaaatgtaattaaattaaatttaatcaAATGAAATAAGAAGTAGAATACTGGAAAGACGAGTCTACTACAGACAGGGAGGAAACATGTAGATAGAGGGAGAATACAACGGGAAACAATGTGAAATGTGTGTCATTGTCGCTTTCCAAGGTGCTGAAATTTTGCCTAACTGACGCATTCTAAGAAACTCATCAGTCTCATGTTGTGTAACAACACTTGACATAGAAATTAGCCCAATGTGACTAACCTCTAGAGGAGAGTCTGGTTCATCCAGGATGTTCTTTTCACTCTGTATCCGCTGCATCGTCCCTGTAGAACTGGGGTCCATTATCAGCACGTTCTGACTACCAGCTCTGCCGAACTTACAGTCACTCTTTCTGGAGTCAGTCGTCCTGCACACCTCGTAATTGTACACGTGTTGGAGAGTCCCTGTCCCCAAAGTGTCTGAGTAACGTGGTGGATAATATGGAATCACAGGGAGATTGGAGTGATACAGGATGCGAGACTGTCTCCATCTGTAGATTTTCACTGATATAATAACCACTAAACacgtgatgaagaggaaggaaactaCAGCCAAAGCCAACACTAAGTAAAAAGTCAGGTTGTCATTGTACTCCTTGTCGTGTGTAAAGTCAGTGAACTCAGACAGCACTTCAGGGAAGCTGTCCGCCACCGCCACGTTAACAATGACTGTAGCTGAACGAGAGGGCTGCCCGTTGTCCTCCACTATAACAGTCAgtctttgtttcacagcatcTTTATCAGTGACTTGGCGGATAGTTCTTATTTCTCCATTCTGTAAGCCCACTTCAAACAGCGCCCTGTCTGTGGCTTTCTGCAGTTTATAGGAGAGCCAGGCATTCTGTCCGGAGTCCACATCAACAGCCACCACTTTAGTGACCAGATAGCCCACATCTGCTGAACGAGGCACCATTTCAGCCACCAGAGAGCCACCAGTCTGGACTGGGTACAGAACCTGAGGAGGGTTGTCGTTCTGGTCCTGGatcagtattttcacagtcacaTTGCTACTGAGTGGAGGAGAGCCTCCATCCTGCGCTTTGACGCGGAAGTGGAAGTCTTTGATCTGCTCGTAGTCAAAAGAGCGCACTGCATGGATGACTCCACTATCAGCACTAACGGACACATATGAGGAGACTGGCACTCCGTTAACAGAGGAGTCCTCCAGTATGTAAGAAACACGGGCATTATGGTTCCAGTCAGCGTCTCTGGCTTTCACTGTGAATACAGATAGACCTGGTGTGTTGTTTTCTACAATGTAGGCCTCATATGAGC
Proteins encoded:
- the LOC116052465 gene encoding protocadherin beta-16-like, giving the protein MKRQVLVFISILSFSSVFGQVSYSISEEMAQGSLVGNIAQDLGLDVKRLRLGNARVYSGDSREYIELNSERGVLLIKERIDREALCGDTTPCAVHFQIVLENPMEFYSVTVEITDINDNAPTFEKSEIKFIISESAVVGAKFDLERAVDLDVGINSLQSYVLKPSDNFLLKLHNQADGTKNVEMVLQKPLDREKNEFISLALTALDGGEPQMSGTMQILITVLDANDNAPVFTQPIYKGTVAENAAKGTIVTTVTASDADHGLNGKITYSITNTLDDVRHMFDVNEDSGEVRLTGHLDYEKKRTFQINVRARDNGGLTDSCKVIVDVVDINDNEPTIKIMSKSAIISESANPNTVVTMINIQDPDSGENGKVQCFINDNIPFVLKSTSNNFYSLVTDGELDRERASEYNITVSCSDEGVPSLSSSVTLTLQISDVNDNAPVFERSSYEAYIVENNTPGLSIFTVKARDADWNQNARVSYILEDSSVNGVPVSSYVSVSADSGVIHAVRSFDYEQIKDFHFRVKAQDGGSPPLSSNVTVKILIQDQNDNPPQVLYPVQTGGSLVAEMVPRSADVGYLVTKVVAVDVDSGQNAWLSYKLQKATDRALFEVGLQNGEIRTIRQVTDKDAVKQRLTVIVEDNGQPSRSATVIVNVAVADSFPEVLSEFTDFTHDKEYNDNLTFYLVLALAVVSFLFITCLVVIISVKIYRWRQSRILYHSNLPVIPYYPPRYSDTLGTGTLQHVYNYEVCRTTDSRKSDCKFGRAGSQNVLIMDPSSTGTMQRIQSEKNILDEPDSPLEVRMLQF
- the LOC116052441 gene encoding protocadherin beta-16-like, with amino-acid sequence MDYSFLKTTLEYNDKTMRRQVLLLIVVLSLTSVFGQVSYSIPEEMEKGSLVCNVAQDLGLDLKRLKSGKARIHSGDSAEYIDLNRDSGVLLIKERIDRETLCGETTPCALHLQMILENPMELFRITIEITDLNDNPPSFASSEKRFEISESAVIGSKFVLERAIDADIGVNDLQGYSLNPTNNFELKLENQADGSKKVEMVLQKPLDREYQDQISLLLTALDGGQPRMSGTMQITVNVLDANDNAPVFTKSVYKSTLIENSPRGTNVITVSASDKDGGSNGEITYAISNSKRRLSEQFQIDRKKGEVILIGEIDYEKTKLFQIDIEAIDNGGLSDSSKILIDITDVNDNCPQLKILSKSDTISEDSPENTVIAMLRVNDPDFERNGEVKCNINDGIPFKIQNTMNGFYSLLTEVALDREFASQYNITVTCSDEGVPSLSSSVTLTLQISDVNDNAPVFERSSYEAYIVENNTPGLSIFTVKARDADWNQNARVSYILEDSSVNGVPVSSYVSVSADSGVIHAVRSFDYEQIKDFHFRVKAQDGGSPPLSSNVTVKILIQDQNDNPPQVLYPVQTGGSLVAEMVPRSADVGYLVTKVVAVDVDSGQNAWLSYKLQKATDRALFEVGLQNGEIRTIRQVTDKDAVKQRLTVIVEDNGQPSRSATVIVNVAVADSFPEVLSEFTDFTHDKEYNDNLTFYLVLALAVVSFLFITCLVVIISVKIYRWRQSRILYHSNLPVIPYYPPRYSDTLGTGTLQHVYNYEVCRTTDSRKSDHKFGRAGSQNVLIMDPSSTGTMQRIQSEKNILDEPDSPLEVRKVLHHTPSLSLLLPNTLLKCNSILVNSFGLFFFSTMESNMERLYLCY
- the LOC116052442 gene encoding protocadherin beta-16-like, translating into MKRQVLLLIFIFCLSSVFGHVSYSIPEEMAKGSLVGNIAQDLGLDIKRLKSGNARIYTGDSVQYIELNRERGSFLIKEKIDREALCRQTTPCALHFQITLENPLELFPVTVEITDINDNSPVFQKEERRFEISESAVIGSKFMLEKAIDHDIGLNGLQRYTLKPSDNFVLKLHTQSDGSKKVEMILQKPLDREKQEHISLVLTAEDGGEPQMTGTMEIHVTVLDANDNAPVFSKPVYKASITENSVIGTLVTKVSASDADKGSNGEVIYVIGNSIDTVSKLFHINGEGDVILDGPVDYEKEKMYHIDIEAIDQGGLSDSSKIIIDVIDVNDNSPIVNMISASGSVPEDSAHKTVIALMSVNDPDSETNGKVNCMINENIPFEIKCTSNNFYSLVTDSDLDRETASEYNITVTCSDEGVPSLSSSVTLTLQISDVNDNAPVFERSSYEAYIVENNTPGLSIFTVKARDADWNQNARVSYILEDSSVNGVPVSSYVSVSADSGVIHAVRSFDYEQIKDFHFRVKAQDGGSPPLSSNVTVKILIQDQNDNPPQVLYPVQTGGSLVAEMVPRSADVGYLVTKVVAVDVDSGQNAWLSYKLQKATDRALFEVGLQNGEIRTIRQVTDKDAVKQRLTVIVEDNGQPSRSATVIVNVAVADSFPEVLSEFTDFTHDKEYNDNLTFYLVLALAVVSFLFITCLVVIISVKIYRWRQSRILYHSNLPVIPYYPPRYSDTLGTGTLQHVYNYEVCRTTDSRKSDCKFGRAGSQNVLIMDPSSTGTMQRIQSEKNILDEPDSPLEVRLPCLH